The Bdellovibrio bacteriovorus W nucleotide sequence GAAGCTTCTAAACGCTCGTCTTTGCTTAAAGCGTTATTAGCCAAATAGCGGCTCATGATTTCTTGAGCTGCTTTCTTTTGACCAATACGATCTGTCTCTTTTGCAAAGTGAAGCATCATCTCTTTGCGTTTTTCAACCGGAGTTAAGTTCTCAAATGTAGATATCTCTTTTTCAGTGACCGATTTCTTAGTGTAGAAAGTAGCAAGGTCTCTAAGAATATCCGAGTGAAAAGGAGCATCGTAAGTTTTTCCGCCTTCAGTTTCACGAGTGATTTGCGATGGGTCTTTTAATAGAGACTCCAGTGTGTTGATAGCGCGGTTCAGTTGATCCGTATTGTATTGACTCCAAGCAAGGTTGTATTGAGTCAAGTAACGGTTCTGTAGGGATTTGCTCTTGAGAGCAATTTGGTAGTGTTCTTTAGCTTTATTGAATTCGCCTTTTTGGAATAAAAGATCACCAAGGCCAATGCGCGAACGGGTGACAATGTCACCCTTAATGCTTTTCTTTTTTTGATCCTTTATAATGTCTTCATAAAGGGAAATGGCTTTGTCGGTTTTTCCGGCCATCTCATAAAGATGGGCTAGTTGGAAAAGAACCGGACCATGTTCATTCAGTTTCAAATCTTTTAAGAGAGTTTCATAGATGCCGATAGCTTGTTCGCGATCGGTCATAGAGCCTTTGCACGAAGTATTGCAATTAGCTTCAATCTCAAGCATGAAGCGTGTACGAGCTCTCTCTGCAAGAAGATCCGCCAAGCGCTGTTGGCTGACCATCCAAGAAGGGGAGTTCTTTTCAAGAGTAGAAAGGACTCGTTCCATCTTTTTGATAACGAGATCCTGTGTTTCAATATTCATCTTCTCAGAAGCATAGGCCGGAGAGGCTGTTAACACGCCTGAAAAAAACGCACTTAAAATAAGGAAATCGTTTAGCTTTTTCATTGTCTTGGTACCACCGCAAATTTCATTTTTTCAAAACCTGATAAAGAGCTCGCCTTTAAAAGAGGATCTAGATCCTGGTAGCGCATCTCTTGGTCTGCTTGAACAAGAAGCTCGACAGTGTCGGCTTTTTTGTTCTTCGTAAGCTCCGCTTTAAGCTCGGCTAACTTCTGTGGAAGCTGTCTAATAGAAACAACTTTATCGTTGATCTTATAAACGCCTTTTTCGATAGAGATCACGGGAACTTCTTTATCCAAAGAAACTCCGTGCTCTGCCATTGGAAGATTCATCTTTGCTGGAACATCGGATTCGATTCCGTTGTTTTGAGTCCCAATCAAAAGATAAATCACGATGATCGAGAAAGCATCGATCAGTGAAGTTAACGGCAAAGACATCGCGAGACCCGCAATGCCTTTTTTCTTTTTACCTGGCTTCATTCCCTGTATATCGGACAAGGGAGATCTGCGCTTACTAGAATCTAAAAAAGAAGTTGGTTTCATAAATTCCTACCCAAGAGGGGATAAACCCACGCCTTCAAATTGAAATTGTTTAAGTTTGTCCATAATGCGAATAACATCGCCGTAAGCGGCTTGCGCTTCCGGAGTTACCACACCTGTTTTTAGCTCAGGCCACTGAGCGCGTAAGCCTTCAAGCTTCTTTTCCAAAGCCGCCCAGTTTACACCGCCACGGCTTGCTTGAATGCTATCCTCATGTCTTTTTGCATTTGGAAGATCCCGCAAAGAGAGTTGAACTGCACCCTGTGTGTTTACCGTGATCCACAAGGAGGGAGGATTTGTCGCACCTGCCACAGAGTTATCACCAATCGCTTGACGTGTGTCGATAGTACCAATCTGAACCCAAACCGCTGTTAGCAGAAGGAAGCAGATCATCACTGACAAGATGTCGAGGATCGGAAGAATGTTTAATTCAAAGTTCAGCTCTTTTTGTTGGCTCATAATTATCTCCCAGCGTTTGCAGGAATTTCTTTATTTGTGCTCACTGGCTCGTAGTGAAAGCCTAACTGAATGAATAAGTTCAAAGCCGCTTTGTTCAAGTCATCTGTCAAACGAGTGGCTCTGTTTTGAAGAACCGCGTACATGACTAGTGCTGGAACTGCTACGATCAGACCGTAGGCTGTCGTATTCATCGCAAGGGAAATACCTGAAGATAGAATTGTTGCTTTTTCCATCGCGTTTGCATTGGCAATACCCGCAAACGAGTTAATAAGACCGACGATGGTTCCAAGAAGACCTAATAATGTAGCCACGTTGGCAAACATTGCTAAGAAACCAATACGCTTTTCAATGCGTGTGTTTTCTTCTAATAGAACCTCATCCATTTTAAGTTGGATCTCTTCCTTACCACCCATATCGATGGCAGCTTGGATACCAGCGGCTGCTACAACACCCAGAGGCTCGTTCTGGCCAATTTGTTGAGAGCGGCGAAGAGCTCTTTGCAGGTCCCCAGAACGAATATCGTCTGCGATCACCTTAGAGATCTCTTTCTGATTGATTTTACGTTTCATAAATAGCGCCATTCCGCGCTCAGCAATAATAGCTACAGAAACAACTTGAGCACCTAAGATTGCCCACATCCAAATCGCGTCTGCTGCAAAAAATCCACGTCCTAATGCTAAAAGGAATTCCATAATTTAATCCTCCTACGGTAAATCCTGTGCAGTTATAGCAGCAACTAAAGTGCCACTATGAGACGGTGAGCATGTCTTTATAAAAGGTGAAAAAAGTGACGGGATTTGTCACTTTCGAAAATGGAAATGCAGTTAATAAGATTTGGTAAAAAAGAATAAAGAGTTCATGAATTCTAAGTTTTGAAAATGAACAAATTTTGGCAAGTGGTGACGAAAATTGAAACTGCCTAAGGTTCGGGTTAGTTAATTGAAAAGGGCAACCGGCTAAGCAAAAAAAAGTTAGAACGTGCTCTTTATGTAAACAATTAAAGGATTTTTTAAAAAAACGCGAAGGATAAACTCATAAACAGGGAGATTATTTTTATTAATATGTGAATTTCTTAAGTTTCACTCCGAACTGGCCGAAAAAATTATGAGCTGTGCACGTGTTTGGAGGAGCGATGATGAAGTGGAACTGCAAGAATGAGCTTTTTCAGTCAAAGCAAAGTCTTCAAGGCCATGCTTTAAGAAGTGAATCAGTATTCAATACTGAAAGCTTTGGTGGATTTGTGTTCCGGTTCATCGCAGGCATTGCAGGTTTTCTTTCCCTTCTAGGTCTAACGGGTTGCTCTCTTGAGGCTGGGATCTTGAGTTCTGTTTTTGAAGAGAAGATTCAGGTGCAGCTACAATCAGTCGTGGCGCCACAAAACAATTTATCAGTGATTCCGATCACAGTTATATTTTCAGAAAATGTTGCAGATCTTTCCCTTGGCGACTTTGCGGTAGTTAATGGAACTATCTCTGATCTGGTCAAAGGCGCCGATGCAAATGCATATTATCTAAATGTCCATCCTACACGTGATGGTCTTGTGACCGTCGTGTTTTCTGCAAAGACGGTGAAGCTAGAAGGAGGAGACGAGTACCGCCGAACAGTGGCAGGGGAGATCTCCTTTGTCGTGAATCGCACGGAAGCGTCGGTATCGATTGCTGGGCCCAGCAAGTTGTATGTGAACTCCGAAAAGTCTGTAGAGTTTACGTTGAACTTTTCGGGAGTGACTGAGGTTGAGGCTGATCTTGCGCCCTATCTATCTTTAATCAAAACGGGAACAGCAGATTGCACGATGAGTCTTGTCTCGATCAGCCAGCTTGAAAAGAAAGTCGTTCTATCAAGCTGTTCAGGGGACGGCGCAATTCATTTGGCTCTAGCCTCAGGCAGTGCGAGTGGAGTCAATGGGCCGACGGCAGGCGTAGAGTCAAGTTATGCATTAACTGTCGATACAACCGCTCCAAAGTTAACGATAGCAAATCCGACTCCTTTATTAGGAAGCAAAGCTCATACATTTCGTTGGACAGTGACTTTGAGCGATTCCTCTTTGGATCTATCTGGTTTGTTGAGCAGTTTAGAGTGGGCTGGGGATACGACGGGATGTGTTTTTAGTGCCACGGGGAGTGGTTTTTCAAGAGTTGTTCAAGCAACATCTTGTGAGGGGACGACAGAGTTATCATTCTCTATTCCCGAAGGACACATTGTCGATTTGGCTGGAAATAAGTCGGCTCAAGTATCGTCAGTTTTAGTCAAGGTAGACAACGCAGGCCCTTCCGCTCCGACCTCGGTATCTTTGGGAGTTGTGCCAGAAAACTTAACATCGACTCCTACTATTACCTTCACTGGGGGTGTTGATGTTGGTGGAAGTACAACTTCCAAAAACTATATTCGAATTTTACAGGGAACGAGTGTTATTCGCGATTGGGTTGTTTTTACCTCGGGCCAAGCGTTCGCGACGGGACTAAGTTTGGTAAAAACAACGGAGTATGAGGTGCAGATTCGTTCGGACGATGCTCTGGGGAATAAGGGAGCCACAGTCTCTGCAACTTGGACGTCAATGACGCCGAATTGTATTAAGGGCACGACTCAAGCAGGGGATGTTTGTGACGGAGGGGCTCGTTATCTGGGGGCTGCATCGGATATTGTAAATACGGAAAATATTCTCAGTCGATTTATGATTACTCCGTCGGGTTGCGGAGAAATACCTGCAGATAAAATTGCTGGCGGCAGTGGCGCTACAGCC carries:
- a CDS encoding putative adventurous gliding motility protein V (COG0848 Biopolymer transport protein) encodes the protein MSQQKELNFELNILPILDILSVMICFLLLTAVWVQIGTIDTRQAIGDNSVAGATNPPSLWITVNTQGAVQLSLRDLPNAKRHEDSIQASRGGVNWAALEKKLEGLRAQWPELKTGVVTPEAQAAYGDVIRIMDKLKQFQFEGVGLSPLG
- a CDS encoding putative adventurous gliding motility protein R (COG0811 Biopolymer transport proteins); this encodes MEFLLALGRGFFAADAIWMWAILGAQVVSVAIIAERGMALFMKRKINQKEISKVIADDIRSGDLQRALRRSQQIGQNEPLGVVAAAGIQAAIDMGGKEEIQLKMDEVLLEENTRIEKRIGFLAMFANVATLLGLLGTIVGLINSFAGIANANAMEKATILSSGISLAMNTTAYGLIVAVPALVMYAVLQNRATRLTDDLNKAALNLFIQLGFHYEPVSTNKEIPANAGR